GGGACACACGTAGTCGCAAGTATCGCACACCAGTAGCCGTCAGTATTAGAAACACTAATACTCTCCAGTCTGGTGGAAACACGTAGTCGCCAGTATTGCACACCAGTAGCCGCCAGTATAAGAAACACCAATACTCTCCAGTCGGGGGAAATCACGTAGTCGCCAGCATTTCACAGCAGTAGTTGCCAGTATAAAAAACACCAATACTCTCCAGTCTGGGGGAAACACGTAGTCACCCGTATGGCACACCAGTAGCCATCAGTATGAGGGACACCAATACTCTCCAGTTTGGGGGACTCACTTAGTCGCCAGTATTGCACACCTGTAGTCGCCAGTATGAGAACCACCAATACTCCCCAGTTTGGGGGACACTATTAGTCGCCCGTATGGCACACCAGTAGCCATCAGTTTGAGGAACAACAATACTCTTCAGTTGGGGGACACACTTAGTCGCCAATATTGCACACCAGTAGTCGTCAGTATGAGAAACACCAATACTCTCCAGTCTGGGGGACACACGTAGTCGCCAATATTGCACACCTGTAGCCGTCAGTATGAGAAACACCAATACTCTCCAGTCTGGGGGACACACGTAGTCGCCAATATTGCACATCAGTAGTCGTCAGTATGAGAAATACCAATACACTCCAGTTTGTGGGACACACGTAGTCGCAAATGTGGCATACCAGTAGCCGTCAGTATGAGTAACACCAATACTCTCCAGTCTGAGGGACACACGTAGTCGCCAGTATTGCACACCTGTAGCCATCAGTATGAGAAACAACAATACTCTTCAGTCTGGGGGACACACGTAGTCGCCAATATTGCACACCAGTAGTCGTCAGTATGAGCAACACCAATACTCTCCAGTCTGGGGGACACACGTAGTCGCAAGTATTGCACACAAGTAGCCATCAGTATGATGAACAACAATACTCTGCAGTTTTGGGGACACACGTAGTCGCCAATATTGCACACTAGTAGTCGTCAGTATGAGAAACACCAATAGTCTCCAGTCTGTGGGACACACTTAGTGGCAAGTATTGCACACCTGTATTCGGCAGTATGAGAAACATCAATACTCTCCAGTCTGTGGGACACACGTAGTCGCCAGTATTGCACACCAGTAGCTGTCAGTATGAGAAACACCAATACTCTCCAGTCTGGGGGACACACTTAGTGGCAGGTATTGCACACCTGTAGTCGCCAGTATGAGAAACACCAATACTCTCCAGTCTGGGGGACACACTTAGTCGCAAGTATTGCACACCAGTAGTCGTCAGTATGAGAAACATCAATACTCTCCAGTCTTGGGGACACACTTAGCCGCAAGTATTGCACACCTGTAGTCGCCAGTATGAGAAACACCAATACTCTCCAGTCTGGGGGACACACGTAGTCGCCAGTATCGCACACCAGTAGCCGTCAGTATTAGAAACACTAATACTCTCCAGTCTGGTGGAAACACGTAGTCGCCAGTATTGCACTCCAGTAGCCGCCAGTATAAGAAACACCAATACTCTCCAGTCGGGGGAAATCACGTAGTCGCCAGCATTTCACAGCAGTAGTTGCCAGTATAAAAAACACCAATACTCTCAAGTCTGGGGGAAACACGTAGTCACCCGTATGGCACACCAGTAGCCATCAGTATGAGGGACACCAATATTCTCCAGTTTGGGGGACACACGTTGTCGCCAGTATTGCACACCTGTAGTTGCCAGTATTGCACACCTGTAGTCGTCAGTATGAGAAACATCAATACTCTCCAGTCTGTGGGACAAACGTAGTCGCCAATATGGCACACCAGTAGCCGCCAGTTAAGAAACATCAATACTCTCCAGTCTGGGGGACACACGTAGTCGCGAATATGGCACACCAGAAGCCGCCATTATAAGAAACACCAATACTCTCCAGTGTGCGGGACACACGTAGTCGCAAGTATTGCACACCTGTAGTCGTCAGTATGAGAAACACCAATACTCTCCAGTCTGGGTGACACACGTAGTCACCAGTATTGCTCACCAGTAGCCGCCAGTATGAGAAACACCAATACTCCCCAGTCTGGGGGACACACTTAGTCGCCAGTATTGCACACCTGTAGTCGTCAGTATGAGAAACACCGATACTCTACAGTCTGTGGGACACACTTAGTCGCAAGTATTGCACACCAGTAGCCGTCAGTATGAGAAACAACAATACTCTGCAGCTTCTGGGACACACTTAGTCGCAAGTATTGCACACCAATAGCCGTCAGTATTAGAAACACCAATACTCTCCAGTCTGGGGGAAACACGTAGTCGCCAGTATTGCACACCAGTAGCCGCCAGTATAAGAAACACCAATACTGTCCAGTCGGGGGGAATCACGTAGTCGCCAGCATTGCACAGCAGTAGCCGCCAGTATAAGAAACACCAATACTCTCCAGCCTGGGGGAAACAAGTAGTCACCCGTATGGCACACCAGTAGCCGTCAGTATGAGGGACACCAATACTCTCCAGTTTTGGGGACACACATTGTCGCCAGTATTGCGCACCTGTAGTTGCCAGTATTGCACACCTGTAGTCGTTAGTATGAGAAACATCAATACTCTCCAATCGGTGGGACAAACGTAGTCGCCAATATGGCACACCAGTAGCCGTCAGTATAAGAAACACCAATACTCTCCAGTCTGTGGGACACACGTAGTCGCCAATATTGCAAACAAGTAGTCGTCAGTATAAGAAACACCAATACTCTCCAGTCTGCGGGACACACGTAGTCGCAAGTATTGCACACCTGTAGTCGTCAGTATGAGGAACACCAATACTCTCCAGTCTGGGGGACACACGTAGTCGCCATTATTGCACACCTGTAGTCGTCAGTATCAGAAACATCAATACTCTCCAGTCTGTGGGACACACGTAGTCGCAAGTATTGCACACCTGTAGTCGTCATTATGAGAAACACCGATACTCTCCAGTCTGTGGGACACACTTAGTCGCCAGTATTGCACACCTGTAGTTGTCAGTATGAGAAACATCAATACTCTCCAGTCTGGGGCACACACGTAGTCGTCAGTATGAGAAACACCAATACTCTCAAGTCTGGCGGACACACATAGTCGCAAGTATTGCACACCTGTAGTCGTCAATATGAGGAACACCAATACTCTCCAGTCTGGGAACACACGTTGTCGCCAGTATTACACACCCGTAGCCGTAAGTATGAGAAACACCAATACTGTCCATTCTGTGGGACACACGTATTCGCCAATGTGGAACACCAGTAGCCGTCAATATGAGGAACACCAATACTCTCCAGTCTGGGAACACACGTTGTCGCCAGTATTACACACCCGTAGTCGTAAGTATGAGAAACAACAATACTATCCAGTCAGGGGAACACACTTAGTCGCAAGTATTGCACACATGTAGTTGTCAGTATGAGGACAACCAATACTCTCCAGTCTGGGGGACACACGTAGTCCCCAGTATTGCACACATGTAGTCGTTACTATGAGAAACACTAATTATCTCCAGTCTGGGGGACACACTTAGTCGCAAGTATTGCACACCTGTATTCATTAGTATGAGAAACACCAATACTCTCCAGTTTGGGGGACACACTTAGTCGCCAGTATTGCACACCTGTAGTCGCCAGTATGAGAACCACCAATACTCCCCAGTTTGGGGGACACACGTGGTCGCCCGTATGGCACACCAGTAGCCATCAGTATGAGGAACAACAATACTCTTCAGTTGGGGGACACACTTAGTCGCCAATATTGCACACCAGTAGTCGTCAGTATGAGAAACACCAATACTCTCCAGTCTGGGGGACACACGTAGTCGCCAATATTGCACACCTGTAGTCGTCAGTATGAGAAACAACAATACTCTCCAGTCTGGGGGACACACGTAGTCGCCAATATTGCACACCAGTAGTCGTCAGTATGAGAAACACCAATACACTCCAGTTTGTGGGACACACGTAGTCGCAAATGTGGCATACCAGTAGCCGTCAGTATGAGTAACACCAATACTCTCCAGTCTGAGGGACACACGTAGTCGCCAGTATTGCACACCTGTAGCCATCAGTATGAGAAAAAACAATACTCTTCAGTCTGGGGGACACACGTAGTCGCCAATATTACACACCAGTAGTCGTCAGTATGAGCAACACCAATACTCTCCAGTCTGGGGGACACACGTAGTCGCAAGTATTGCACACAGGTAGCCATCAGTATGAGGAACAACAATACTCTCCAATTTTGGGGACAAACTTAGTCGCCAATATTGCACACTAGTATTCGTCAGTATGAGAAACACCAATAGTCTCCAGTCTGTGGGACACACTTAGTGGCAAGTATTGCACACCTGTATTCGGCAGTATGAGAAACATCAATACTCTCCAGTCTGTGGGACACACGTAGTCGCCAGTATTGCACACCAGTAGCTGTCAGTATTAGAAACACCAATACTCTCCAGTCTGGGGGAGACACTTAGTGGCAGGTATTGCACACCTTTAGTCGCCAGTATGAGAAACACCAATACTCTCCAGTCTGTGGGACACACGTAGTCGCCAGTATTGCACACCTGTAGTCGTCAGTATAAGAAACATCAATACTCTCCAGTCTGGGGGACACACGTAGTCGTCAGTATGAGAAACACCAATACTCTCCAGTCTGGCGGACACACATAGTCGCAAGTATTGCACACCTGTAGTCGTCAGTATGAGGAACACCAATACTCTCCAGTCTGGGGACACACGTTCTCGCCAGTATTACACACCCGTAGCCGTAAGTATGAGAAACACCAATACTGTCCAGTCTGTGGGACACACGTAGTCGCCAATGTGGAACACCAGTAGCCGTCAGTATGAGAAACACCAATACTATCCAGTCAGGGGAACACACTTAGTCGCAAGTATTGCACACATGTAGTTGTCAGTATGAGAAACACCAATACTCTCCAGTCTGGCGGACACACATAGTTGCAAGTATTGCACACCTGTAGTCGTCAGTATGAGGAACACCAATACTCTCCAGTCTGGGGGACACACGTAGTCGCCAGTATTGCACACATGTAGTCGTTACTATGAGAAACACAAATACTCTCCAGTCTGGGGGACACACTTAGTCGCAAGTATTGCACACCTGTATTCATTAGTATGAGAAACAACAATACTCTCCAGTTTGGGGGACACACTTAGTCGCCAGTATTGCACACCTGTAGTCGCCAGTATGAGAACCACCAATACTCCCCAGTTTGGGGGACACTATTAGTCGCCCGTATGGCACACCAGTAGCCATCAGTTTGAGGAACAACAATACTCTTCAGTTGGGCGACACACTTAGTCGCCAATATTGCACACCAGTAGTCGTCAGTATGAGAAACACCAATACTCTCCAGTCTGGGGGACACACGTAGTCGCCAATATTGCACACCTGTAGTCGTCAGTATGAGAAACACCAATACTCTCCAGTCTGGGGGACACACGTAGTCGCCAATATTGCACATCAGTAGTCGTCAGTATGAGAAATACCAATACACTCCAGTTTGTGGGACACACGTGGTCGCAAATGTGGCATACCAGTAGCCGTCAGTATGAGTAACACCAATACTCTCCAGTCTGAGGGACACACGTAGTCGCCAGTATTGCACACCTGTAGCCATCAGTATGAGAAACAACAATACTCTCCAGTCTGGGGGACACACGTAGTCGCCAATATTGCACACCAGTAGTCGTCAGTATGAGCAACACCAATACTCTCCAGTCTGGGGAACACACGTAGTCGCAAGTATTGCACACAATTAGCCATCAGTATGAGGAACAACAATACTCTCCAATTTTGGGGACACACTTAGTCGCCAATATTGCACACTAGTATTCGTCAGTATGAGAAACACCAATAGTCTCCAGTCTGTGGGACACACTTAGTGGCAAGTATTGCACACCTGTATTCGGCAGTATGAGAAACACCAATACTCTCCAGTCTGTGGGACACACGTAGTCGCCAGTATTGCACACCAGTAGCTGTCAATATGAGAAACACCAATACTCTCCAGTCTGGGGGACACACTTAGTGGCAGGTATTGCACACCTGTAGTCGCCAGTATGAGAAACACCAATACTCTCCAGTCTGGGGGACACACTTAGTCGCAAGTATTGCACACCAGTAGTCGTCAGTATGAGAAACACCAATACTCTCCAGTCTGGGGGACACACTTAGCCGCAAGTATTGCACACCTGTAGTCGCCAGTATGAGAAACACCAATACTCTCCAGTCTGGGGGACACACGTAGTCGCCAGTATTGCACACCAGTAGCCGTCAGTATGAGAAACACCAATACTCTCCAGTCTGGGGGACACACGTAGTCGCCAATATTGCACACCAGTAGCCGTCAGTATGAGAAACACCAATGCTCACCAGTCTGTGGGACACACGTAGTCGCAAGTATTGCACACCAGTAGCTATCAGTATGAGGAACACCAATACTCTCCAGTCTGGGGGACACACTTAGTCGCCAATATTGCACACCAGTAGCCGTCAGTATGAGAAACACCAATACTCTCCAGTCTGTGGGACACACTTAGTCGCCAATATTGCACACCAGTAGCCGTCAGTATGAGAAACACCAATACTCTCCAGTCTGTGGGACACACTAAGTCGCCAGTATTGCACACCTGTAGTCGTCAGTATGAGAAACACCAATACTCTCCAGTCTGGGGTCACACTTAGTCGCCAGTATTGCACACCTATAGTCGTCAGTATGAGAAACACCAATACTCTCCAGTCTGTGGGACACACGTAGTCGCCAATATGGCACATCAGTAGCCGCCATTATAAGAAACACCAATACTCTACAGTCTGTGGGACACACGTAGTCGCCAGTATTGCACACCTGTAGTCGTCAGTATGAGAAACACCAATACTCTCCAGTCTGGGGGACACACTTAGTCGCAAGTATTGCACTCCTGTATTCGCCAGTATGAGAAACACCAATACTCTCCAGTCTGTGGGACACACGTAGTCGCCAGTATTGCACACCAGTAGCCGTCAGTATGAGAAACACCAATACTCTCCAGTCTGGGGGACACACTTAGTCGCAAGTATTGCACACCTGTAGTCGTCAGTATGAGAAACACCAATAATCTCCAGTCTGGGGGACACACGTAGTCGCCAATATTGCACACCAGTAGTCGTCAGTATGAGAAACACCAATACTCTCAGTCTGGGGGACATACTTAGTCGCCAATATGACAGGCCTGTAGCCGTCAGTATGAGGAACACCAATATTCACCAGTCTGGAGGACACACGTAGTCGCCCATATGGCACACCAGTAGCCGTCAGTATGAGAAACAAGTCTAAGGGACCCACGTAGTTGCCAGTATTGCACATGTAGTCGTCAGTATGAGGAACACATAGCGTTTGTACCTGCATTAAGGGAGCGAAAACGGCTTACCCCGCCAGTTGTACAGCAGCCTGCATTGCCACCACAGTACAACTCAGTCGTTTCATTGGCATGCGGTAACGAAATGCACAGAAAAGGGAATGAGGAAACAGTTTGTAGAATTCGATGTATAAATGGTGAGTAAATGGGAAAATGAAGCAACGTAGAATATATCCGAAATGGGACGTTGATATCTATAAATGAACGACTTatcattcattaattaagtTTGCGCTGAACTGAAGTAAACAGGACTGATTAACCAAGTCATATATATAGAACGGACAACAATATCTGAATTGGTTgcatataacaaaacaacactcaaTGACTGAGAAAAAAACCATAAACACCTACATCAGAGGTATAGGTATGATTTAATGCATAAAGACATGAGTTAATACAAAAACACTCACAGGCGGCCAAGATTAACAAAATGCCAAAATAGGGTTGTCTGCACTATCACGAAACGAGGGTAAAAAGGTCCACTTCCAAAAAGGCCCGGTACCAGAAAGGGCCCAAAACTAAACAGACCCGGTGCAGAAAAGCCCAATATTAACAACtgtctttcaaacattttgtgttCATAAACCTATAGAAACAGGCCAttgatcaaatatttaacatcattgtgtttattaattaaaaataaaagatgtaACACAATACTTATTCTCACTCACGAATCCATATGTACCTATAAAGCGATAGTGCTAGCTACACATAATTGTCCAAACTGGACAATATGAAACTTTAACAACGTTTTGAaggctatttttaaacatggtACGTATTAGAATAAATTCCACATGAAATGACTAGGATGCCAttgaaataatgcaaattataaaatatacaaacaaatgcatggCAGTGtggtaaaaaacaaaatgacagtaatTTGATTCTTGTTCCATATTGGACTATGTCAACAATAATTACCGGGCTAGCGGTCTTTCTACAGGTCAATGGTTCAATCTTTCTTGGGAGTACAAACCATTGACACCAGGAAGGATCACGTTTGTGAAAAACATGTATTCCAACATAATTTCGGAAGTGTTATACCAGAGAATTAACCGCCAGTAGAACAGCACCACGGAGACAAGAATAAAAGCATAGCAGGCAAAAGATTGAACCTACATGCATGCTTACAATATAGAGCAACGTCATTCCGAAGAAATGGACACAAGAACACAAGGGCAGTTTAGTAAAAGAGCCCGTAGACACCTATTCGTTTTCGTCAAGCGCTGGTTCTACTCTTGCGCATTATGTGTGTGCAATATATTTcagacaaaacaataattttataacCCTCAACCTGACATTaagaaaaagtaattaattCTTGGGCGAAACTGACGGAGTTGGCCAAACGTCTCACAGGTCATTGCTACCGATGCACTGGACGGTAATATGATATCCAaatctgaaatgaaatgtttatcaTGTAATATGGACTTTGAGTGGTAGGGATCTGTTATCGACCTTCATCTATGTTATTTGCCACGCTGGTAAGTAAACATATCAAGCAGTCGACATGTGACAGGTAAAATAACGATAATAAAAGGCAGTGATAGAAGGACAAACTATTAATTTTTACGCATTATATAAGTTACTAAAACTCAAGCAAATAAGTAGGTCAATCACGAGTAAGCAAAGCattgttaattgaaatatacaacAATAGAAATAGGCGTCGGATACCAAGCCGTTCCGGAGATGGTTAAACACGGAGCTGATTTACGGAAGATATCTTATTGGTTAAGTACGAAAACGGAATTGATGCGGGGAAACCAAAAAATCTGGAAACGAAAACGAGATACGTAGTTACCATTGTGTCCGATACGAGCCTCTGGATCGCCTACTCGAAAACGATCATTTTCATACTTAATTGTTGCACATATAAATCTTGTCTTTCTTCATTAGTCTTTTTGATATAAGGTTAATGTTTTACACATCAACTGTTCTGTCATTTAAGCAAACAGAGACATGCGTAGATCTCTtgtgaatacaaaaacaattcgGTCAATGCTGATCGTAAGCATTTTAGTGTGCACAAACTTGAGCTGTTCATTAGCTATGATTATGGACATGTGCTTAACCTGATACTAAACACTTGAACTTACTTTATCTTTTCCGCCTGCAGGTTCGTGTAGTTAGCTCATACCAGCGACAGTACTTATATGTGAGATTGCAATCTCCATAACCTCACTATACGTTGACCTACCTGAACGCAAGGATGCCGTTTGTTTTTCCAGAGAGTTCTATTAGTAGGGATTATTTTACGGACAACAATGCTTCCGGTGGTGAGGGTGGAGTTCAGTTTGATTTCGTTAAATTGGACAAAGGAGCGGTATTGACTAAAATTAAGGCATGGAAAGATGATTGGCGCATTATAGGCGTTGAGGTATCTATGAGCGATGGAAGCAGCAAATTGGTCGGCAAGAGTGGGGGCACGCCCGGTGAATTCACTTTCCGGGCTGGGGAACTGATCACGAAGCTCAACGTCCAAGCCAGTGGCCCGTACTCTTCGGTATTAGGGCGCCGGCGACTGGGTGCGATTTTCCtagagacaaacaaacaaagatcCTGGGGAATATTTTCTAGCAATCTAACCGATGACGGTCGTTATTGGCCGGAAGTAGGTTCCGGTATCTGCTGTGGAATATTTGGAGCAGCAGGTGAAGATGTTGACCGTTTGGGCTTTGCAATGCTTTGTCCAATCTCTCGGGCGACTTTGACGAACGTGAACTATCCAAAGTTAGATATGGAGATTGTTGCAAGTACACCAACAACGGTTGCCCATCAGGTATTTAGTAACGGCACAGATCGTGAGCAAACGTTCGAGTTGAGTGGATCCAGGAGCGTGACAATAAAGAGAGAATGGAGCATGACCGCCACACTCTCAATGACCCTAAGCGTTGAAGTTACAGCCGGAATACCGGAAGTCGCTTCAACCACGTCGGGATTTAGCTGGACTGTGACTGCATCAGCCACGCATTCTGTATCAACATCCCACACGGAAACGAAGTCCTGGAAGTGGCCGCTTGTCTGCCCACCGCATAAGAGAATCCTTGGGAACGCCACAATGTACGCAGACGACATTGACACCGAGTACGAGGCCGAGATGGAGCTTCAGTTGACAAATGGGAAAACTTATCGATACAAAGCAAATGGCGTTTACAACGGGCTGAATGCCAGATCCGGGAACGTCACAATTGATGACCTAGGGCCATATCAAGGCAATTAGTTGTTAAATCGAAATATAACATATAGGCGTGATATGTATAACAGTGCACAATTAAACTCTTAATGaagtatgtttcattttatatgatttccATTTAACCACACTTTTTCTCCATTGTAatctttgaaattgaatatatgaatactctgttgaaaatatcaaattataattttaaattataaaagctGTATCTGTTTGTTAGAATTCAACGAAACCTTgtcttgtatatttttatttcaattattattttacaaacgCGACTATAAATATTCGTGTCATTACCATACACGATTCGCTCAAATCCCATAACAAGATACTAGATACAAAAATCGTTTATTAATGTTGGGTATATGCTAACAAGAACAATTAGCTCattgagctattttccgacatgaataacaaacatacataacatatcaaaacat
The DNA window shown above is from Mya arenaria isolate MELC-2E11 chromosome 6, ASM2691426v1 and carries:
- the LOC128237588 gene encoding aerolysin-like protein, which translates into the protein MPFVFPESSISRDYFTDNNASGGEGGVQFDFVKLDKGAVLTKIKAWKDDWRIIGVEVSMSDGSSKLVGKSGGTPGEFTFRAGELITKLNVQASGPYSSVLGRRRLGAIFLETNKQRSWGIFSSNLTDDGRYWPEVGSGICCGIFGAAGEDVDRLGFAMLCPISRATLTNVNYPKLDMEIVASTPTTVAHQVFSNGTDREQTFELSGSRSVTIKREWSMTATLSMTLSVEVTAGIPEVASTTSGFSWTVTASATHSVSTSHTETKSWKWPLVCPPHKRILGNATMYADDIDTEYEAEMELQLTNGKTYRYKANGVYNGLNARSGNVTIDDLGPYQGN